The genomic DNA GAGAACCCTGGAAGAAAGAACTTGCCGGGATTCTCACACACACAACGAAAATCATTGACGTCGAACTCAGCGTTCAAAACAAACTCCAGGCACTGCAAAAACAAATCTCTGAATCGAGAGAAGAGAGAGAATCGCTCGCCGAATCGCTCGCACAGGTCAAAAGCCGTGAAAGCCGGATAGGGTCGAGCCGATCTTTCGGAATGCGTCTACGACAACAACGCTCAACCATCCCTGACGTGGACGTTTTAAACAGTCAAATCCGAAGTCGTTCTCAAACTTACGAACAGACGCAAATTCGCTACTTCGAAACGCGTGAAGAAAGAAAAAAACTCGACAATCTCGAAGAAAAAATCGCTGCAGTTCTGCCAAATACAAACAATGACATCGAAATCTCCGACGAGGACGCAGACGAGATTGACCCCACCGAAGTTCGACTCAGAGAGGCATTGACCCAACAGAGAGAAGCGCTGGATCGTCTCATTTTGATTTACGATCAGTACGCGGAAGAACTCGACAACTACAACGCCGAACAAGCGTACCTCATTCAACTCAGCAACGAAATCACAACCTATATTGATCGCCGCGTCCTCTGGATTCGCAGCCATGATCCATTGTCGATTCGGACTCTAACAAGTGATATCAACAGCTTGCGAGTCCTGTTTGATTCCGACATCTGGCAAAAACTCATCGGATTATTATTTACCGATTTCTGGTCACACCTGTTTGTCTACTCGCTCATGATTGTGATCTGGGGATTCTTAATTGTCACCCAGTCCCGGCAATCGCGACGGATTCAGCAAACTGGAAAAAAAGCAGCGAGTCGGCTCAACACATCAATGAAACCGACCGTCCAGTCCATGCTGATGACTTTCAGCAAATCACTCCTTTTGCCGTTGCCAATCTTATTTATTGGCTGGAGACTGAATGTCGCCTCCAACCTTATTGATCCCAATCTCCCGTACTTCCCACACTTTATCAACCTCTCCTCCAACTTGCTCATTGTTGCGACGGGGTTGTTTTGCCTTGAGTTCATACGCAATGTCCACCGTCCACAAGGTTTGGCTCAGTCACACTTCAATTGGCCAAAACTATCCTGTGAAATTGTCGCAAAACAGACTCAATCATTTCTCTATTTTGTGACTCCACTCGTTGTCATGATCGCCGTCCTGACTGCATGGAATTCAGAGGGGGAGCCGGAATCGCTCTCGCGAATTTTTTCGATTGCTGTTTACCTGTTACTGGCATCGGCTCTTCATCAACTCGTCGGTAACGAAAAGGGTGCGATCAGTCCTTGGGTCAACGCAAACCGAAATGGCTGGACCGACCGATTTTCGACAATTTTGCACTTCCTCTCCGTTGCCGTTCCGGTAGCGCTCGCTACGCTCACAGCTTCTGGATTCACATACGCTTCCGATCGGCTTGCCTTGAAACTTGCCGAAACGATTATGCTTATCTTTGGAGTGCTTTTCATCCGAGCACTCTTTCTCCGCTGGCTGACATTTCGCCATCGACGTTTAGCAATTGAAGAGGCTCGCGAAGCTCGGGCTGCACTTGCAAGGATCGATAAAGACCACGAAACCGCACGGAATCAAACAGCCAGCGAAATCCAAGAAAGCAAGTCAATCCTTGCAGAAGTCAGTGCCCAATCACGAAGGCTTCTCAACACAAGCGTTGTTGTCTTTCTGCTTGTCGGTGTTTGGTTTATCTGGACCGACGTACTGCCTGCACTCCATTACTTTGATGACTTCACTCTTCCGGGAACTGACCTTCGGCTTCCCAATCTCCTTGTCGCGATTGTCGTGGCAATTCTCACCGCAACCGCCGCTCGAAACATCCCCGGGCTGTTGCAAATCACCCTACTCGAATGGTTGCCTATCGAAAAATCGAGCCGATACGCAATCGGTGCATTGATTCAATATGGAATCGCAGTCATCGGAATTCTGGCAATCAGCGAACCACTGAATATTGGCTGGGATAAAGTTCAATGGTTAGCAGCAGCCTTGACCTTTGGTCTCGGTTTTGGACTGCAGGAGATCTTCGCCAACTTTGTGTCTGGTCTCATCATCCTGTTTGAGCAACCGGTTCGCATTGGTGATGTTGTGACCATCGATGGGGTCTCTGGAATTGTCAACAGAATTCGCATTCGCTCGACGACAATCGTTGACTGGGACCGCAAAGAGTACATTGTTCCCAATCGTGAATTCATCACTGGAAAGCTACTCAACTGGACGCTCTCCGACAGCACAACACGCATCGTCCTCCAAGTTGGAGTCGCTTACGGAACAGATCCTGAAACGGTTCGAGAAATGTTGTTGAAAATTATCCGTGATCAACCTCACGTGATGAGAGACCCATCACCGTCGGTTACATTCGATACGTTTGGCGACAGCTCTCTCGATTTCACGCTACGGGCATTTCTTCCTAACCTGGATAATCGAGTCGAAACAATTCACCAACTGAACGTCGAAATCAATCGGCAGTTCAGCGAAGCTGGGATCGAAATCCCGTTTCCTCAGCGTGACCTGCACGTTCGGTCATCGGTCCATTTGCCCA from Thalassoglobus polymorphus includes the following:
- a CDS encoding mechanosensitive ion channel domain-containing protein: MRLISYLLLLSCFLLNSLSLPIASAQLPVIEQAPDENEAARTQTVTREGVDSLKTQIESSAELKEEEKQAALSSIQNAIVELTTAAEYSNREQAAKNDLSKVDDLRNHIQSELADLKKKKPETPPNDAELVNLGQDLAVKKAELAEAQTNLSSLEARIEGRTERQRAKKDRLAAIPAELEATKKKLTQLPSPEETTLISKAEQASLLATKKRLELEPTMLQTELSLSSAKEAVALSQMERELANLRVDRLKQEVQAYTDAVNTARRENAKTLKEDITLEAERALDSGEPWKKELAGILTHTTKIIDVELSVQNKLQALQKQISESREERESLAESLAQVKSRESRIGSSRSFGMRLRQQRSTIPDVDVLNSQIRSRSQTYEQTQIRYFETREERKKLDNLEEKIAAVLPNTNNDIEISDEDADEIDPTEVRLREALTQQREALDRLILIYDQYAEELDNYNAEQAYLIQLSNEITTYIDRRVLWIRSHDPLSIRTLTSDINSLRVLFDSDIWQKLIGLLFTDFWSHLFVYSLMIVIWGFLIVTQSRQSRRIQQTGKKAASRLNTSMKPTVQSMLMTFSKSLLLPLPILFIGWRLNVASNLIDPNLPYFPHFINLSSNLLIVATGLFCLEFIRNVHRPQGLAQSHFNWPKLSCEIVAKQTQSFLYFVTPLVVMIAVLTAWNSEGEPESLSRIFSIAVYLLLASALHQLVGNEKGAISPWVNANRNGWTDRFSTILHFLSVAVPVALATLTASGFTYASDRLALKLAETIMLIFGVLFIRALFLRWLTFRHRRLAIEEAREARAALARIDKDHETARNQTASEIQESKSILAEVSAQSRRLLNTSVVVFLLVGVWFIWTDVLPALHYFDDFTLPGTDLRLPNLLVAIVVAILTATAARNIPGLLQITLLEWLPIEKSSRYAIGALIQYGIAVIGILAISEPLNIGWDKVQWLAAALTFGLGFGLQEIFANFVSGLIILFEQPVRIGDVVTIDGVSGIVNRIRIRSTTIVDWDRKEYIVPNREFITGKLLNWTLSDSTTRIVLQVGVAYGTDPETVREMLLKIIRDQPHVMRDPSPSVTFDTFGDSSLDFTLRAFLPNLDNRVETIHQLNVEINRQFSEAGIEIPFPQRDLHVRSSVHLPITNDASETHIVTPQSDAEG